Below is a window of Gilliamella sp. ESL0405 DNA.
TTCCCGTGTATGCGTATTAACGGACAATTGCAATTTGTATCAGATAACAAATTATCATCAACGCAACTGGAAACAGAACTGTTTGCCTTGCTCGATATGTGTCAGGTAAATAAGTTGCAGCAATATGGCCAACTTGATTTGGCATTTCACAATGAAATAGGGCGCTTTCGGGTTAATATTTTCTATCAACAACGTGGCATATCGGCAGTATTTCGAATTATCAATGACCGCATTGCTGACATGTCTGAAATTGGCGTCCCTGCTGTTTTAAAAACGCTTGTTAACCAACAATCGGGAATCATTCTGATTACCGGCGCAACCGGTAGTGGTAAATCAACCACATTAGCATCCTTAATCCAATATATAAATCAAACCCAAGCAAAACATATTATTACTTTAGAAGATCCTATTGAGTATATCTATCAAAATGACAAGTCATTAATTGAACAACGTGAATTATCGCAATTTGATCAAGCAATGGAAAGTCTTTTAAGACAAGATCCCGATATTATCCTATTTGGCGAACTACGCAATAAACAATCGATCGAAGCGGCTTTGTCGGTTGCTGAAACGGGACATTTAGTTTTAGCAACATTACATACCCGTTCGGCGATTGAAACGATAAATCGTCTGATAGATGTATTTGAAGGCAATGCGCAAAACTTTATCCGTAGTCAATTATCCGATAGTTTACAAGCGATTGTATGCCAGCAATTAATCACGGTTGATAACCAGCGTAAAGCCCTTTTTGAAGTCCTGATTAACACTCCGGCAGTTGCTAACTTAATAAAAGAGGGCAAAACCAAACAGATTTTATCGTTAATACAGACCGGACAACAACATGGCATGCAACTGATGCCTGATACTCATCATTCAATCACTGAGTAAAATATTGATAAAAGGCGATGCGGTATTGCAACATCGAAGCAGGGATTTACAGAGCATGATGCCTGTGCTTTTGATTTGAGTTTTAGGCATAAAGTAATCTATAATCGTTACAAATTTAGCTCAAAAAATGGGGGAGTAAAATAGATGGAACAGCGTATAGGTATTATCGGTTTGGGCAATATGGGAAATGCTATATTACAAGGCATATTAACCAGTAATATTGTGCAAGGAAACCAAATTTATGTTTATGATCCTCACCTTGAAAAAGGGCAAGCATTAAATGCATCACATGCAATCAATAATTTAGCGTCAGCCAGAGATGTCGCACGTGAATCCGATCTTGTTTTTATTGCGGTAAAGCCTAATGTCATTGTTGATGTGTTAAACGATATTCAAAAAGAATTGAAGAAAAATACTATTGTGATCTCAATTGCAGCAGGCGTGACAATTAAAACCATAGCCAAATGTGTCGGCTATGAACAAAAAATTGTCCGAGTTATGCCAAATACACCGGCATTAGTTAATGCGGCGATGTGCTCCATTACGCCAAATACTGAAGTGACAGATGATGAGCTGTCGATTGTACAACGATTATTAAATTGTATTGGCGAAACTGAAGTTGTCCCCGAATATTTAATTGATGCCGTTATTGGTGCGAGTGGTTCTTCACCGGCTTTTGTTTTTATGTTTATCGAAGCGCTAGCTGACGGTGCTGTCAAAGCCGGATTATCAAGAAAACAAGCCTATAAATTTGCAGCGCAAGCCGTAATGGGATCAGCCAAACTGTTACTCGCTACTGGCAAACATCCCGGCGAGTTGAAAGATATGGTCTGCTCACCGGCTGGCACCACTATTGAAGGGGTGCAGATGCTTGAAGAAAAAGGCTTTAGAGCAGCGGTGATTGATGCAGTTGAAGCAACGATCAATAAATCAAAAGCGCTTGCTGAAAAGTAATCATTGAATTTTATTATCGGGGTCAAGGTATCCTCACTAATCAATTATGATAAATGATTTTTTAGCGAGGATAGCTAAATAAATTGAAAGATTGCTTGCGTTGTTTAACATTTTGTGCGTTAATAGTCACCAGCATATAACATGCAGATTTATTTTGTAACATTTGATTCGCGTAGTTTGTAGTTTACTTGATATCAAGATTTGTATTAGTTTTCTTCATCTTTTCTTCTCAGTGTTCTTAAGTAGTCTAGGTTTTATGTATTTGAATATAGCCCTTAATGGCTGAGATAAATTTATTTATAGGAAAATTATTATGTCTAAAAAAACAGGTCAAGTTAAATGGTTCAACGAAA
It encodes the following:
- a CDS encoding type IV pilus twitching motility protein PilT, whose protein sequence is MLKSILSLSVAQNASDLHLSSGAFPCMRINGQLQFVSDNKLSSTQLETELFALLDMCQVNKLQQYGQLDLAFHNEIGRFRVNIFYQQRGISAVFRIINDRIADMSEIGVPAVLKTLVNQQSGIILITGATGSGKSTTLASLIQYINQTQAKHIITLEDPIEYIYQNDKSLIEQRELSQFDQAMESLLRQDPDIILFGELRNKQSIEAALSVAETGHLVLATLHTRSAIETINRLIDVFEGNAQNFIRSQLSDSLQAIVCQQLITVDNQRKALFEVLINTPAVANLIKEGKTKQILSLIQTGQQHGMQLMPDTHHSITE
- the proC gene encoding pyrroline-5-carboxylate reductase, coding for MEQRIGIIGLGNMGNAILQGILTSNIVQGNQIYVYDPHLEKGQALNASHAINNLASARDVARESDLVFIAVKPNVIVDVLNDIQKELKKNTIVISIAAGVTIKTIAKCVGYEQKIVRVMPNTPALVNAAMCSITPNTEVTDDELSIVQRLLNCIGETEVVPEYLIDAVIGASGSSPAFVFMFIEALADGAVKAGLSRKQAYKFAAQAVMGSAKLLLATGKHPGELKDMVCSPAGTTIEGVQMLEEKGFRAAVIDAVEATINKSKALAEK